A segment of the Prochlorococcus sp. RS04 genome:
CCAGAGTATAGGTGCTGGATTAGCTAAAGCAACAATTGCTGGAAAAGTAAATGATGTTCTTCTTGATGCAACAATTCCTATAAATAAAGATTCCAAAGTTATAATCATCACTTCAAAAGATAAAGAAGGTATTGAAATAATAAGACATTCTTTCGCTCATCTTATTGGTCATGCAGTAAAACAAATTTACTCTGATATTAAAATGGCGATTGGGCCTGTAATTGAAGATGGTTTTTATTACGATATTTTCTCTGAATACAGATTTACTCCTGATGATTTAATAAAAATCGAAAATAGAATTAATAAATTAATAAAAACAAACTATGACGTTGAAATTTTACAAGTTTCTAAAGAAGAGGCAATTAAAACTTTTAAAGAAAGAGATGAGACTTTTAAATTAAGAATAATTGAAGAAATTCCTGGAGAAGGTCTCATCAATTTATACAAGCACGAAGAATACATCGACATGTGTAGAGGGCCTCACGTGCCTAACACTAGACATTTGAGACACTTTAAATTACTTAAATTATCAGGTTCATATTGGAGAGGTAATAGTGAGAATGAATCATTACAGAGAATATATGGAACTGCATGGGCAAAAGAAAAAGAACTCAAAGATTATTTAACAAGAATTGAAGAAGCGGAAAAAAGAGATCATAGAAAACTTGGTAAAAAACATTCACTATTTCATATACAAGAAGAATCTCCAGGAATGATTTTTTGGCATCCAAACGGATGGACAATATACCAAGTACTGGAAAAGTACATAAGAGAAATACTCAAAAAAAATGATTATTTAGAAATCAAAACCCCACAAGCTGTTGATAAATCTCTTTGGGAAAAATCCGGTCATTGGGAGAAATTTAGAGACGATATGTTCACTACTGCATCAGAAAATCGAACATATGCGATTAAACCAATGAATTGTCCATGCCATATTCAAGTATTTAATCAAGGTTTGAAAAGTTATAAAGATTTACCAATTCGTCTTGCTGAATTTGGTTCTTGTCACAGAAACGAGCCCTCAGGCGCACTACATGGCTTAATGAGAGTAAGAAACTTTACTCAAGATGATGCACACATATTCTGCACAGAAGAGCAAATTCAAGAAGAGGTATCTACTTTTATAGATCTTGTTTTCGAAGTTTATAAAACTTTTGGTTTTGATGAAATCATTATAAAATTATCAACACGTCCTGAAAAAAGGGTAGGTAGCGAAGATATTTGGGACAAATCAGAAGAGGCTCTTACCAAAGCGCTCGATAATAAGAATCTAAAATGGGAACTACAACCTGGAGAAGGTGCTTTTTATGGTCCAAAAATAGAATTCTCGTTAAGAGATTGTCTTAATAGAGTTTGGCAATGCGGCACTATTCAGGTTGATTTCTCAATGCCTATTAGATTGGATGCAACTTATGTAGATATAGACAATGAAAAAAGAAATCCAGTTATGCTGCATAGAGCAATTTTAGGATCCTTTGAAAGATTTATAGGAATCTTAATTGAACAATATGAGGCAAAATTCCCAATTTGGCTTGCGCCTTATCAAATAATTTTATTAAGCATTACTGATAGAAATATTGAAAAATGTTTAAAGTTTAATGAATTAATAAATAATAATGGTTATCGATCAAAAGTTGATATTAGGAATGAAAAAATAGGATATAAAATACGAGAGGCAACTCTCGACAGAGTTCCTTTAATTGCAGTTATTGGTGATAAAGAGGAGGAAATTGATTCAGTCGCCTTAAGAGCTTTGAATGGAAAAAATTTAGGAATTTTCAATTTACCAAATCTTTTCAAATTAATGGATGAGTTAATAGAAAAAAAAGGGAGAACGGAATAATTTCTCATATATGAATTTTCTCGCTTGTGATTTAGGAGGTACAAAGGTTCTATTAGGAATATTCGAAAGAGTAATAAATGATGATTCACCTAAATTGTTATTCAAGAAGAAATATATATCTTCTGATTGGGATTCTTTTGAACTAATCCTAGAAGATTTTCTCAAAAATGAATGCAAAAATATTACTCATCCTTCTTCTGCATGTTTCGCTGTAGCTGGTCCTTTATATAACAACAACGCAAAAATCATGAATTTGTCATGGAATATTTCAGGAAATAAATTAAAAAATAAATTTAAATTTGAACAATGCGAGCTAATAAATGATTTTGGAGTACAAATTTATGGAATTCCTTTCTTAAAAAAAAATCAATATTCAACTATCCAGAATGGATCACAATCTGAAGGTACTAACAATGACTTGCATGCCATTGTTGGAGCCGGGACTGGCTTAGGGATTGCAAGAGGTCTAATATCAGGAAAAAAAGTAAAAGTTTTAGCCAGCGAAGGGGGACACGTTGAATACTCTCCAAAGTCAGAATTAGAGTGGAACTTAAAGACTTGGCTCAAAAATTCTTTAAATATTGAGAGGATATCTTGTGAAAGGATTGTTAGCGGCACAGGTTTATCAAGAATTGCTGAATGGAGACTAAGCAAATCTGATGCCAAAAACCATCCTCTACAAAAATTTTTAAGAGAAATTAAAATTTCTGATAGTTTGAGAAAAGAGCTGCCCGAAAAAATTTGCAATCTCTCTAAAGAAGGAGATCAGCTAATGATTGAAGTTGAAAGGATTTGGTTAGGCGCTTATGCATCTTTATTGGGCGATATTGCTCTTCAAGAATTGTGTTTTGGAGGGTTATGGATTTCTGGAGGAACTGCACCAAAACATTTCAAAAACTTTAAATCAGATTTATTTATGAAACATTTTTTCGACAAGGGAAGATTAAAAGATATTCTTAGAACAATACCTCTGAAAGTAATTTTAGATGAAGAGTTTGGACTGTTTAGTGCAGCCTGCAGAGCAAAAATGCTTTTAAATACTAACTAAAAAAAATGTCTATTCCTGAAGTAGGAAAAAAAATAAGAGTAACAGTGCCTTCCACAACTGCTAATTTAGGTCCTGGATTTGATTGTCTTGGAGCAGCATTAGATTTATATAATGAGTTTATTTTTACAAGAATCGAAGGTGGTGGAGATAGATTTGATTTAATAATGGAAAGTACAGATGGTAATCATTTAAGAGGAGGACCTGAAAACTTAGTTTTTAGAGCAGCTCAGAAAGTATGGGAGTGCGCAAATATGGATCCATTTGCACTTGAAGCAAGAGTTAAGTTAGCAGTGCCGCCTGCACGCGGGCTTGGAAGTAGTGCTACAGCAATAGTTGCTGGATTAATCGGAGCAAATGCAATAATGAACTCTCCATTGCCCAAAGAAAAACTCCTTGAACTTGCCATTGACATAGAAGGTCATCCTGATAATGTAGTTCCCTCTCTTCTGGGTGGACTTTGCTTGACAGCCAGGTCTTCTTCTCAAAGATGGAGAATCATTAGATGTGATTGGCACGATTCAATTAAAGCTGTTGTAGCAATACCTGCAATTCGTCTAAGCACAAGTGAAGCAAGAAAGGTAATGCCCAAAAATGTACCCATATCTGATGCAGTTACAAATATGGGGGCACTTACTTTGTTACTAAACGGCTTAAAAGCAGGTAATGCGGAACTTATAAAAGAGGGAATGTTTGATAAGTTACATGAACCCTACAGATGGAAACTTATTAAGGGTGGATTAGAAGTTAAAGATGCCGCACTAAATGCAGGCGCTCTAGGATGTGCAATTAGTGGGGCTGGGCCAAGTATCTTAGCTTTGTGCAAAAAAGAAAATGGTAAAAACGTCAGTCAAGCTATGGTAAAAGCATGGGAGAAGTCAGGTGTAGCTAGCAGAGCACCATTCTTAAACGTTCAAACAAAGGGCAGCCAATTTAGCACTATCTCTGGTAAGTAGTTTTACTTAGGCATTTTTAATGTTATAGTCTCAAGCTAGTACAACTTCAACTAGAATAAAAAAATTATTCATTACATAAATGAATTTAGAATCTTTTCCTTGGCTATCATCTATTGTTTTACTGCCTTTAATTGGTGCATTAATAATGCCTTTCTTGAGTTCAAAAGAAGGAGAAGATAATTCGCTACCCAGAAATATCTCATTAAGTTTTTTATTTATAGATTTTTTATTAATAATCGGCGTCCTTTTTCAAAAATTCAATACTTCAGATAGCTCTTTACAACTGGTAGAGAGAGCTTCTTGGTTACCAGCAATAGGCTTAGAGTGGTCTCTTGGAGTAGATGGTTTATCTGCTCCTTTAGTAGCTCTAAGTGGGTTAATTACATTTTTATCAGCTGCGGCTAGTTGGAAAATTAAAAAAAAATCTAATCTATATTTTGCTCTTTTATTAGTACAGGCATCAGCACAGGCACTAGTTTTCCTTTCTCAAGATTTCTTATTGTTTTTCTTGGCATGGGAACTTGAATTAGTTCCCGTGTATCTTCTTATTGCGATTTGGGGAGGGAAAAAGAAATTATATGCCGCAACTAAATTCATTCTTTATACAGCTTTAGCTTCTTTATTAATCCTCATAAGTGGATTAGCACTTGCTCTAAGTGGGGATACCTTTACTTTAAATATCACCGATTTAACCAATAAACATGTAACGGGCAGCCTAGCTTTATTATCTTATTTAGGATTTTTAATTGGTTTTGGAGTAAAACTTCCTATCTTTCCATTACATACTTGGTTACCCGATGCACATGGAGAGGCTAATGCTCCTGTTTCAATGTTACTAGCTGGAATACTCTTAAAAATGGGAGGTTATGCTCTCTTAAGATTCAATGTTCAAATACTCCCTGAAGTACATCTTCAAATTGCACCTGCGTTAATTATTCTTGGAATCATTAATATAATTTACGGAGCTCTAAATGCATTCGCACAAGATAACGTCAAAAGGAGAATTGCATGTAGCTCTGTGAGTCATATGGGTTTTGTTCTTTTAGGGATTGGAGCAGTAGATGCTCTAGGTATTAGCGGAGCAATGCTACAAATGATCAGTCACGGACTTATAGCTGCAGCTATGTTCTTTGTTACGGGCTCTTTCTATGAGAGAACAAATACTCTTTCTATCCCAAATATGGGCGGCTTAGCAAAGGTCTTGCCAATAACTTTTGCTTTTTTCTTAGCAAGCTCACTAGCCTCTCTAGCACTACCTGGCATGAGCGGTTTTATAAGTGAAATAACTGTATTTTTAGGTATCACAAGTCAAGAAGGCTTCAGCTCTATCTTTAGATCGATCACTATTCTTATTGCAGCTATAGGTTTAGTTCTTACACCAATATATCTACTATCGATGTGTAGAAGAGTATTTTTTGGCCCTAGAATTCCTGCACTAGCTTCAGTAAAAGAGATGAATGGTCGAGAGTTGACAATTGGTTTCAGCTTATTGTTGCCTACTTTGGTGATAGGTTTTTGGCCAAAAATTGCGATAAATTTATACGAATCTTCAACCAATGCTCTCAGTCAGCAGCTTACTCTAGCTAAATTAGTTGGATTAATCCCAACTTTAGTTAATTAAATTACTTTAATAAATGGATACCTCAATTTTTAAATATGGAGAATTACCAGAATTTAAAAAATTTACTCCCGAAAGCATAAGTAAACAATTCCCATTAGTACTAGAAAAGATAGCTGAAGATTTTAAAAACATAGAAAAAAATTTATCTAATTATTTACTTCAAAATGACTTAAATTGGGATAAGGTAATAAATCCCTTGAATGAAGTAAATGAAATTCTTAGATGGAGTTGGGGAGTAATAAGTCACCTAAATGCAGTAAATAATTCTGAAAGTATAAGAGACATTTATTCAAAATTTCTTCCTGAGATTATTAGCTTGAGTAATAAATTCGGACAAAGTAAAGTAATTTACAATTCTTTAGTCAAGCTTAAAGAGACAAATAACTTTGATCAAATTAAAAACAGAATTTTGGATAAAGAAATTCTTGAGATGCAACATAGAGGAATTTCACTACAAAAGGATGATCAAGAAGAATTCAACAAAATTTCAGAAAAGCTTGGAAAGCTATCAACAGACTTCAGCAATAATGTTCTCGATGCGACTAATAAATGGTTTTTAATATTAAATAAGAAATCTGAAGTCGATGGCCTTCCTGAACGAGTACTTGAATTAATGGCAATTTCTGCACACAATCACTTAAAAAAAGATGAAGAAGTCGATATCAAAAATGGTCCTTGGAAATTAAGTCTAGACATACCAACATATACTTCATTTATGACATATGCCACAGAACGTAATCTTAGAGAGAAACTATATAAGTCATTCGTTGGTAGGGCATCTAAAGGAGAAAATAATAATTCTCAAATCATTGAAGAGATATTATCTCTTAGAACTAAACAGGCTAATCTACTCGGTTATAAAAGTTGGGCAGAACTAAGTTTATCAACAAAAATGGCGAAAGATATTAAAAATGTTGAAAACCTTTTAGAAGAATTGAGAGCACCCGCATTCAAAACCGCAAAAATAGAATTAGAAATGCTCGATAAGTTTTCTAAAGCTAATGGGTTTCCTGAATCACAGAATATCGAGCCATGGGATATTAGTTATTGGTCAGAACTTCTTAGAAAGGAAAAGCTCAATTTGGATCAAGAGTCCTTGAGACCTTGGTTCCCACTAAATGATGTTTTGAAAGGTTTATTTAAATTAAGTGAAAAGCTTTTTGAAATTAAAGTTGTTGAGGCAACTGATGAGGCGCCTCTTTGGAATGATGACGTTTTATTTTTTAATATCCTCAATAAAGAAGATAAGAAAATAGCATCCTTTTACCTCGATCCATATTCGAGACCTGAATCAAAGAGAGGAGGGGCTTGGATGGATGAATGTTTGAATAAAAACAATATTGGTAAAAAGACCCTTCCTGTAGCTTATCTCGTTTGTAATCAGACTCCACCATCAAAAGACAAACCGAGTTTGATGAGTTTTGAAGAAGTTCAGACTTTGTTCCATGAATTTGGTCATGGTCTTCAACACATGCTTACCACTGTAAATCTTCCTCAAGCAGCTGGTATCAATAATGTTGAATGGGATGCAGTCGAACTTCCAAGTCAATTTATGGAAAACTGGTGTTTCCACAAAAACACACTTTTGAATATTGCTAAACACTATAAAACGGGAGAAAAATTATCCGATGAAAATTTTGAGAAGCTCCTAAAGAATAGAACTTTCAATTGTGGAATGGCGACTCTTAGACAACTACATTTCGCAATAACAGACCTCAGATTACACAGTAGTATTGATAAAAACGAAGGTAAAACTGCAGATGAAATAAGAAGAGAAATTGCAAAACAAACTACTGTTATCGAACCAATTCAAGAAGATCAATTTCTCTGTTGTTTTAGTCATATATTTGCAGGAGGATATTCTGCAGGATATTACTCATATAAATGGGCTGAAGTTCTAAGTGCTGATGCATTTTCAATGTTTGAGGAGGCTGATTTAGAAAACTCTGAAGATTTAAAATTAATAGGAAAGAAATTTAAAGATACAATACTAAGTCTGGGTGGAAGCTTACCTCCACTAGACATATTTAAATTATTTAGAGGAAGAGAACCACAAACAGATTCTTTAATAAGACACTTGGGTCTATCTGGAGCTACATAATAATTTCATCGATTATTTTGCCTACGACTGATTTATTTCTTACCAGATTTCTATGTTTATATACTTTTACTGATATTTTCTTTCCAAAATTTAAATTTGTCCACCAGCCAGGGAAAACCATCAAATCCCAATAAGTAAAGAAATTTATACACTCAATATCATTAAGAAAAACATCATTACTCGCGAGTCCTCTCAAAAACTTACTGTTTATTTTCATTTCTGATATTCCTTTAAAAGGGTATTTAGGTATAAATTGCGCCATCAAAGTTCCTTTATGAGGGGAACCTATAGATATTAATCTTCTTGTTCTTTTATATCCATTAAATTTTTGAAGCCAGTGCCTACCAATTATTCCTCCCATAGAAAATCCCAAAATATCTATTTCTTTCTCAAAACCGTATTTCTCTAAAATTAATTCGTTTAATTTATTAGTCAAATCAAGAATTGAAGTCATTCCATATGAATGCTCAAGAGTTGGGGCAAAATATTCAATACCAATATTATCAAGTTGTAGGGTAATAGAAGAAAAAATACTTGAAGTATTCCAAAGACCATGAATCAATATGATAGGATTTCTTTTTTTCAATACTTTAATTATTTTCAAGAATTCTTACTACTGACACCTTTCCATCGAAACCTGTTATTGGAGGATTGCATTTTGTCAAAATAATTTTAATTTTAGAAAGCTTAAATTCCTGATCAATGATTTCTAGAATTTCTTTGGAATATTTTTCAATTGTATAACAATATATTTTCTTTGATTGATCTTTTAAAATTTGAACTAATTTTGAATAATCAACTGTTTTTTTAATATCATCATTTACTGTACATTTTTCAAAATCAGTCCACAAAAAAATATCTAAAATAAATAGTTGTCCTAATTCCCTTTCTTCATCGAGCACGCCAACCCTAGACCAAAGTTTAATATTTTCAATTTTTAAAAAAGTTTCCATCTTTAAGAGTTTTAAAGATCTTTATGTGTGTAGATAGCCTTTCCTGATGAAAAATCATCAACTATATTCCCATCACCTTTTAGGAAATATTTATAAGTTACCAAACCTTCTAGACCTACAGGTCCCCTTGGTGGAAGAGTTTGAGTAGATATACCAACTTCAGCGCCAAATCCATATCTAAACCCATCTGCGAACCTAGTAGAGCAATTATGAAAAACACCTGCACTATCAATTACATTCATAAATTTATTGGCAGTATTTGGATTTTCAGTAATTATTCCATCTGTATGTTTTGAACTATATTTTTGAATATGTGTGATTGCCTCCTCAAGATCATCAACAATTTTAATCGATAGAATTAAATCCAAATATTCAGTTCCCCAATCTTCTAGGCTAGCCTCATACTTTAACCCTAATTCAACTGATCTCTTATCTCCGATTAATTTAACATCATTAGAATTAAAAAGTGGGATGGCCTTTTCTAAAAAAGCTGGGGCGATATCTTTATGGACTAATAAAGTTTCGATAGCATTACATGCTGCCGGATATTGTATTTTGCTGTCCAAAGCAACTGATAAAGCCATCTCTATGTTTGCCTCAATATCTATGAACAAGTGACAAATTCCATCAGCATGTCCTAGCACAGGGATTTTCGTATTCTCCTGAATAAATTTAACTAATTCATTACTTCCTCTTGGAATTATTAAATTAATATATTTCTCAAGATTTAACATCGCCATGCTATCTTTTCTGCTTGTTAGTAAACATATTGCATTTTTATCAAGACCTGATTCATTCAAACCTTCTTGTAATGCTTTCACTATTGAAGTATTTGTTAAATTGGCTTCACTACCTCCCTTTAACATTACTCCATTTCCCGATCTTATTGCTAAAGAACTAATCTGCATTACTGCATCTGGCCTTGATTCAAAAATAACTCCTAAGACTCCAATTGGCACAGTTTTTCTTTCTAAGATCAATCCGTTTGCAAGCTCTCTTTTTATTTGAACTTGATTAACAGGATCAGCCAAATCGCCAACTTTTCTTACCCCTTCAATTCCTGAATTTAGTTTTGATTTTGATAACTTTAATCTAGAAAGTAAAGCCCCAGAAATACCCTTTTTTTCTGCATTTAAATAATCCTCATTATTAGCTTCTAATATTTCTTTAGAATTTTTTTCTAGATAATCAGCCATAAAATTTAAGGCTTTAATTCGATTTTTATTTTCAGTCTGACTTATTTTTATTGATGCCAAACGAACTTTCTCAGCTTTTTCTAAAAGATCATTACCTGGTTGGGGAACTTCAAAGATATTAGCCATAATATTTTTTAGTTAATCTAATAATAATTCAAATTAACGATTCTTTAAAGTAAATTTCTTTCTGAATTAATATCTAAAAAATAATTGAACTTGACTTTTCCAATCTCCATTCAAATCATAAGAACCTAATAATTCTAAGTTTGGATTTGCCTGAAAAGTTAAAATTCCTAAAGGTGAAATATCATCTCTACCTGGAACCGTTTGAAAGGCAAAATTTATTGTATCAGTAATATCAAGACCTATTTCGGCTACCCAAGCTTGAGAAGAAAATTCCTCATTAGAAGATGATTGACCATCATTTTCTATATCAAGATTTTCATTAGAAAAAATATTATTTAATGAATCATTATTTTCTATTAACGCTGGATATAGAGATAACTGGAATCTTTCACTAAATGCATCTGCATTATTAAGTTGAGAAATAAATGCTCTATTTATTAAATTTGCAGAATTCCCTCCAATTAAACCAATTATTTGTGATCTGTTATAACTTGGAGTACTTCTTAATTGAATTCTTTTATTTTCATCAGCAAAAGATAATTGATCTAAAAATCCTTCATAAGATGCTTCTATTTTGATAAGCCTTGAATTGCCAATACCAAATGAACCATTACCACTTGAAGTAGCATCAACAGCAACATCACCTGAGATATTTAAATCCTGATTGTTTTCATTTATAGGAATTATAGAATCTGGGACTTTACTGACTAGAGAAAAATTTATAAATGGAACTACACCACTTCTCGATGCAAATAAAATATAATTATCTTTATTTTTATCAAGTTTAAAAGGAGTAGTATATAGATTTGCTCTACCTTTCCTAAGATAGATGAGTCCCCTAGCATTTAAATCTTTTCCAACCACGCCATTTAAAGTAAGGTCTAATTTGGTATCTAAATAAGCTTGAACTATCTCTGAATATTGAAGTTTAAAATCTGGTCCAAGTTTTAATTTTAGATTATTAAAACTTAAATTATCCAAATAATTTGGTAAATTTTCACCTAAGAGAACAGAATTCAAAATTGTTTCATTTGAAATTATTTCAATATTATTTTCTTTATTCCAATAGAGTTCTGGCCAATCTTTTTCATCCTCTTTTAGGATAAGATTTTTTCCTTTTTTATCATTTTGATTGGTACTATTTAAATTAATAAATCCATTATTAAAAGATAGAAAACCTCCCAAAATAGGACTTTCAAATGATCCTCTTAAATCTAAATCTGAATCTATTAAAAAATTAAAATTATCTTTCTTTAAATTAAATCTTTTCGTTATCAAATTAATTTCTGCCTTCTCGGAATCATTCTTGCTATAAAAAGGCAACGAACCTTTTATAAAAAGGTCTCCATAATCTTCAGACTGTGCTTGAAGATTATTGATCTCTAAAGAATCAAAATCAAAAATCATTAAGCTGTTTATACCTTTTAGACTATTGTTAAAAAAATCAATTTCCGAATCTTTTATTACGACAAATCCATTTAATGTAGGTTTATTTTGGGTTCCTTTTAGAATCATTCTAAGATTCACATCTCCCTCTTTAAAGGTAAAGTAGTCAGCAGCAAAAATATCTAATAACTCAATAAACTTTCCATTCCCAATCAATCTTAGATCTAAGTTATCTGATTTATTTATAGGTATTGAGCCTTTAAAACTTATTGGAATTTTAGAGTCATTTACAAGCAAAGAGAAGTCAATATCAAATACAGAGTTATCAAATTCAATAATACCTTTTTCAAATAATAATTTGTTGTTTTTAATTGATGAGTTATTAGAAGAAATTTGACTTAAGAAAGATTTATCATCAAGGTTATAAAATAAATCCATATCAAGACCTCCAAGAAAATCTCTTGGTTGATTTAAAAAAATATTTGAAGCGCTTAATGGTATTTTTTTTATTTTTAAAGAACCATTACCTTTTAATAATCCCCCTTCAAGATCAATAGAAAATTC
Coding sequences within it:
- the thrS gene encoding threonine--tRNA ligase, which encodes MPIITLPDGSKKVFEKSVTILEIAQSIGAGLAKATIAGKVNDVLLDATIPINKDSKVIIITSKDKEGIEIIRHSFAHLIGHAVKQIYSDIKMAIGPVIEDGFYYDIFSEYRFTPDDLIKIENRINKLIKTNYDVEILQVSKEEAIKTFKERDETFKLRIIEEIPGEGLINLYKHEEYIDMCRGPHVPNTRHLRHFKLLKLSGSYWRGNSENESLQRIYGTAWAKEKELKDYLTRIEEAEKRDHRKLGKKHSLFHIQEESPGMIFWHPNGWTIYQVLEKYIREILKKNDYLEIKTPQAVDKSLWEKSGHWEKFRDDMFTTASENRTYAIKPMNCPCHIQVFNQGLKSYKDLPIRLAEFGSCHRNEPSGALHGLMRVRNFTQDDAHIFCTEEQIQEEVSTFIDLVFEVYKTFGFDEIIIKLSTRPEKRVGSEDIWDKSEEALTKALDNKNLKWELQPGEGAFYGPKIEFSLRDCLNRVWQCGTIQVDFSMPIRLDATYVDIDNEKRNPVMLHRAILGSFERFIGILIEQYEAKFPIWLAPYQIILLSITDRNIEKCLKFNELINNNGYRSKVDIRNEKIGYKIREATLDRVPLIAVIGDKEEEIDSVALRALNGKNLGIFNLPNLFKLMDELIEKKGRTE
- a CDS encoding glucokinase — translated: MNFLACDLGGTKVLLGIFERVINDDSPKLLFKKKYISSDWDSFELILEDFLKNECKNITHPSSACFAVAGPLYNNNAKIMNLSWNISGNKLKNKFKFEQCELINDFGVQIYGIPFLKKNQYSTIQNGSQSEGTNNDLHAIVGAGTGLGIARGLISGKKVKVLASEGGHVEYSPKSELEWNLKTWLKNSLNIERISCERIVSGTGLSRIAEWRLSKSDAKNHPLQKFLREIKISDSLRKELPEKICNLSKEGDQLMIEVERIWLGAYASLLGDIALQELCFGGLWISGGTAPKHFKNFKSDLFMKHFFDKGRLKDILRTIPLKVILDEEFGLFSAACRAKMLLNTN
- the thrB gene encoding homoserine kinase, producing the protein MSIPEVGKKIRVTVPSTTANLGPGFDCLGAALDLYNEFIFTRIEGGGDRFDLIMESTDGNHLRGGPENLVFRAAQKVWECANMDPFALEARVKLAVPPARGLGSSATAIVAGLIGANAIMNSPLPKEKLLELAIDIEGHPDNVVPSLLGGLCLTARSSSQRWRIIRCDWHDSIKAVVAIPAIRLSTSEARKVMPKNVPISDAVTNMGALTLLLNGLKAGNAELIKEGMFDKLHEPYRWKLIKGGLEVKDAALNAGALGCAISGAGPSILALCKKENGKNVSQAMVKAWEKSGVASRAPFLNVQTKGSQFSTISGK
- a CDS encoding NAD(P)H-quinone oxidoreductase subunit 4 → MNLESFPWLSSIVLLPLIGALIMPFLSSKEGEDNSLPRNISLSFLFIDFLLIIGVLFQKFNTSDSSLQLVERASWLPAIGLEWSLGVDGLSAPLVALSGLITFLSAAASWKIKKKSNLYFALLLVQASAQALVFLSQDFLLFFLAWELELVPVYLLIAIWGGKKKLYAATKFILYTALASLLILISGLALALSGDTFTLNITDLTNKHVTGSLALLSYLGFLIGFGVKLPIFPLHTWLPDAHGEANAPVSMLLAGILLKMGGYALLRFNVQILPEVHLQIAPALIILGIINIIYGALNAFAQDNVKRRIACSSVSHMGFVLLGIGAVDALGISGAMLQMISHGLIAAAMFFVTGSFYERTNTLSIPNMGGLAKVLPITFAFFLASSLASLALPGMSGFISEITVFLGITSQEGFSSIFRSITILIAAIGLVLTPIYLLSMCRRVFFGPRIPALASVKEMNGRELTIGFSLLLPTLVIGFWPKIAINLYESSTNALSQQLTLAKLVGLIPTLVN
- a CDS encoding M3 family metallopeptidase encodes the protein MDTSIFKYGELPEFKKFTPESISKQFPLVLEKIAEDFKNIEKNLSNYLLQNDLNWDKVINPLNEVNEILRWSWGVISHLNAVNNSESIRDIYSKFLPEIISLSNKFGQSKVIYNSLVKLKETNNFDQIKNRILDKEILEMQHRGISLQKDDQEEFNKISEKLGKLSTDFSNNVLDATNKWFLILNKKSEVDGLPERVLELMAISAHNHLKKDEEVDIKNGPWKLSLDIPTYTSFMTYATERNLREKLYKSFVGRASKGENNNSQIIEEILSLRTKQANLLGYKSWAELSLSTKMAKDIKNVENLLEELRAPAFKTAKIELEMLDKFSKANGFPESQNIEPWDISYWSELLRKEKLNLDQESLRPWFPLNDVLKGLFKLSEKLFEIKVVEATDEAPLWNDDVLFFNILNKEDKKIASFYLDPYSRPESKRGGAWMDECLNKNNIGKKTLPVAYLVCNQTPPSKDKPSLMSFEEVQTLFHEFGHGLQHMLTTVNLPQAAGINNVEWDAVELPSQFMENWCFHKNTLLNIAKHYKTGEKLSDENFEKLLKNRTFNCGMATLRQLHFAITDLRLHSSIDKNEGKTADEIRREIAKQTTVIEPIQEDQFLCCFSHIFAGGYSAGYYSYKWAEVLSADAFSMFEEADLENSEDLKLIGKKFKDTILSLGGSLPPLDIFKLFRGREPQTDSLIRHLGLSGAT
- a CDS encoding esterase/lipase family protein, yielding MKKRNPIILIHGLWNTSSIFSSITLQLDNIGIEYFAPTLEHSYGMTSILDLTNKLNELILEKYGFEKEIDILGFSMGGIIGRHWLQKFNGYKRTRRLISIGSPHKGTLMAQFIPKYPFKGISEMKINSKFLRGLASNDVFLNDIECINFFTYWDLMVFPGWWTNLNFGKKISVKVYKHRNLVRNKSVVGKIIDEIIM
- the folB gene encoding dihydroneopterin aldolase, with amino-acid sequence METFLKIENIKLWSRVGVLDEERELGQLFILDIFLWTDFEKCTVNDDIKKTVDYSKLVQILKDQSKKIYCYTIEKYSKEILEIIDQEFKLSKIKIILTKCNPPITGFDGKVSVVRILENN
- a CDS encoding glutamate-5-semialdehyde dehydrogenase produces the protein MANIFEVPQPGNDLLEKAEKVRLASIKISQTENKNRIKALNFMADYLEKNSKEILEANNEDYLNAEKKGISGALLSRLKLSKSKLNSGIEGVRKVGDLADPVNQVQIKRELANGLILERKTVPIGVLGVIFESRPDAVMQISSLAIRSGNGVMLKGGSEANLTNTSIVKALQEGLNESGLDKNAICLLTSRKDSMAMLNLEKYINLIIPRGSNELVKFIQENTKIPVLGHADGICHLFIDIEANIEMALSVALDSKIQYPAACNAIETLLVHKDIAPAFLEKAIPLFNSNDVKLIGDKRSVELGLKYEASLEDWGTEYLDLILSIKIVDDLEEAITHIQKYSSKHTDGIITENPNTANKFMNVIDSAGVFHNCSTRFADGFRYGFGAEVGISTQTLPPRGPVGLEGLVTYKYFLKGDGNIVDDFSSGKAIYTHKDL